The window ATTTCAAAGTGTTTTTTACGCATCCTGCAAGATCCAACTTGCCTGGTTTTGCAATATCGGACTTTTCAAACTTTAGATCGgacataccaccataatcagagtcggGTGTTGAGTTGCCATAATGAGATGGATTGTGTTACAATTGTGATGAAGGATCCTTGCAAGTAACCACTCAAGAAGGGTAAATGGAGGATTTGAGACTGTTGCGGTTGGTACTTTGGTGTTTTAGATGTGTACTTTCCACATCTATCCAGCTACTTGTCATGCCAGCCTATTCAGTATCTAGACAAGGGTGCGGCTGCCGACGGTGGACGGTTTGTGTGCTCAATGGGTGCAGAAAAGACCACTCTGAAGAGGGTATGGATTAAATCttgttctttttattttcagttGAGTGAACCTGTTATAAATGACATTAAGTTTGATGAGGAACTTACAGCTCATCTCAACGGTCAGATTAGGGTAAGTTCAGAAGTTAGAAAGTCAATTTGCTTCAGGAATAACAAGAAAATTACAACTATTTGTCACTTTGAGTTAAACCTTTTTACCCATTGATATCTTGTGAGTGTTACCTGACTTTTGCTTTAATTGGTtatggtactttttgtacaacacaaaatacataatgatggtagaaagcttcccttgcgctgtagtttttgtgaattgAGTTATTAGTTATTAACAATTTCacgaaaacattgctctgtgatttcacTTTCTCAAGGAGCTTAAAGATGAATCGGGACGGTTATACAAGCTTCTGAGTGAGAGAGACTACGAGATCAGGAAGCTGAAGAAACAGAGAGATGAGGACAGGCTAGCTCTAGGAGGTAAATACAAAGCTCAGAGAGCATCCGATTCTTCCAATTCGTGTATCATGGATAAGGTTAGGTTGTCTTAAGATGTGTAAATAGTTCATGGCCTTTCCGAACCATTTATTTTGTTGGCAGGGAAGTTATTCTggcatttttgttgaaactgctttaaatcaaatttaagtAAACGCCAGATTTCAAATCGGTGACTTTTAAGATGCAAAAGGGAGACCCCCAACCAATGTTGTAGTGAAACATAGAATTCCAAACAATGAGACCTAGATCTGTCCATCTGAGAGCGGATCAAGTCCTCACAAGATCAAGACAAGACCTAGCTGAGAATGCAAAACAGATTTGTAGACATTTTTGAGGCATGCAACAATGACATAGATTCCCAACAATGAGACCTAGATCTCTCAACCTGAGACCGAGAAAAGTTCTCGCAAGATCTGAACCAAGCATAATGGGGCctaaattcatagagctgattaggTAATGCTTAgcaatgttctgcttagcagaaatgagcgggataccagccacaacttgtacatgtgacgctgtattttggctggtaagcttgCTGGTAAGTttgcttagctaccttttgtgttgaagcagctctatgaaattgggcccagcttggGCCCACGCTGAGACTCGAGACTGCCAAAACGGTCTTGAGGCAGTTTTGAGAACTATGACGGACACTGCCATCAACAAAATCTGATGAATGAAAGTTCATTGTGGATTTCATTTTTCAAGGTGGAGGGTTTGCAAGTGACACCGCGGCAACCAAGATAGTGGACCTCTCCAAGAAAAATCGAGAGCTGACAGCGGAACTGGAGGGTGAGAAAACCAAAGTGAAGCAGCTTCTTCGTAAGGTCAGAGACAAAGAGAAAGAAGTTAGGGAGGCTCTTCAACAGTCACAGCCTGGAGAGATTGGAGGCAAGAGCACCCATCAGAAAACGCCACTGAGTGAGGAACAATCCATCGACCAGGTATTTTTTATACACCCTCCAAATATTCAGAGATTTCCTGCTAGTATGAAACAGTCATGTTAACTTGAAAAGTCTCAAACATCTGCCATCTTTTGTTGCATCTATTCTGTCATCAATCActcctggaatttcatctttgagatggcaaggccatttttattttgcaaatatggcatttccattggaaaaatctgaaagtctatgggatcttttgaagggggcaccaaggccaagaccagggcaacagaggctgtAGTGCCAGGTAGTTGTGATCTGCACATACcagtatgcttcgtttttgacagggcaagggcaccaaggcaaagaccagggcactAGAGGCTGTGGCCTCTAAGTAGTTGCGATCTTCACAGACCTGTACACTTCGTTTTTGACAGggcaagggcgccaaggcaAAGAACAGGGCACTAGATGCTGTGACCTCCAGCTAATGGCCAGCTTGGTCAAttctaattgaattgaatgactTGTATTGTGTAGTACCTATTGTAGTTGTTACCAAGTTTGTTTATGAAGAAAACGCCGGATGTAATTGTTCCACCAGGCAGCGTCGATGGCTGCAGAGTTGAAGACACTTCAAGACAGCCTAAACAAGAGCCAAGCCAAGCAGACCGACTTCAGGAATCAAGTCAACTTACTTAAACAGGAACTCAAGGTGGCTCATAAGGTAATCAAGTGACAGAGTGACACTGTCTTGGTGTAAAGGAATGTTGGAATCTGTTTGATTTTATGTCCGTCACAAGTTCAGGAACCTAAAAAATCCAAAGAATGTTTGAACGTTATTGAGACCTTACATAGTTTGTTTGAATGCCATGTGGATTGTGTTTCAACGATAAATCTGTTCAAGCTGCCCAGGAATCGGCCTGGATGGCACAGTGTATTTCTCACATTGGACAAACCCGTGGTCACAACATCTCGAGCCGAGTTCGGCCCGAGTAGCGTCAATTATTTATATTCATTCAACTAAAAAAGTGTGTAGTACCTGAGAAACCTAATCTACTTGACAAACTGGAACTGGTGACCATAGAAGTAGGTggggaaagataccactaagtcaccctccccccccccacccattcCCCACATCTCAAAATCTGTAATgaaaaattgtttctttgtttgtgtttgaaggTTCTTTCTAAGGAGCTAGGTGAGAATGTTAACATTCAGAACCTCCTGAATGATAGCAGTAACTGGAGAGGTAGAGCTCAGCAGATTATTCTGCTGCAAAACAAGGTAAGTAGAATGTAGAGTCAGTTTGTGGAAACCCCCAGCTCAGGACTATTAAGGTCGTTAGGCTCTTTGGGCTCAACCTTGCTTAGGCCCCCAGAGGACAGGGTTGCTGGCTGGATGCTCCGGGTGGCGATAGCTGTGCCCTGCAAACTTTACTCTTCTTGCGCagatttttgcaaaaaaataccAGCTGATCGTCCGATTTTTCGAAAAAgtggaggatgagggcctttttatttattattttttatttgttttataaaagggTCGCTtaatatttcaaatcaaacaggccaccaattcttcaatTTGAAcccaccgcaaacttatttttaaTCTGTTTGTTGCATGAGCACTAttaaaagatttgctggtaggcatgcacttatattgttttatgaaacagatggTTAcacgtgttcgagagcatcacagTAGATTCAGGAAAAACCCTTAGGCCACTCCCTTTGAAAGGATGGATCAAAgaaaaacttttttatttttattaaaaaaaaaaaatcgaaaaaacaaaaaaatagttttaaaaaaagcaGGCGGCCCCAactggtgttttgttttatttggcctaaactTGGGGTATCTTCCCTCCAGACATCAACAATATAGCAAAGCATTCTGATGTTGTAaacatcaagttttttttttctagaacaGATTTAATGTCCATGCTTCGCTCGGAAAAAAATAGCACTGATTCAAGAGTGGCCGCGAAGAGCTGTAACTTCAGGTGTCTACTCATGTTTGTGCACCATACCATGTTTTGGTTCCATGAGAATGAATTTGTGATCATCTTGATAGTTGGTAGTAGTCAGCTCTCTCTAGTATTTGTGGATATCTTGGGAAGTCATTAATAGTTAGATATCTTCTGCTTCCAGCTTATGAGACAAAatacttacccccccccccccccgccctctCAACTTCCTCTCACCAGGTCTCTGAGCTGAATCAACAAATAGATCAGTTTAAAAGTCGCCCAGGGACTGAGATGAGCTTGGAGGAGCAGTTCATGACGATGGAGTTCTCTGAGGGGAGGTCGTCTATCACGTCTGCCCTGCCGAGAAGCACCAAGGGTGTAGGGAAGATGGACGAACGTCAGAGACAAAGACTCAGACAACAGGAGAAGGATAAACGAGAAGAGAAAGAGGTGAGATGTTTATCTAATATACTTTCTCCTCAGATTGATTTCTCCGTTTTCAACTGTAATTCTGCTATTTACctggttttttttgtcttgttttattATATCTAAGAttaaattcataagaaaatgaagatgAAACTGTATGGAACACCCAAGATGGCAGAGttgggctttcaaaaccaaggataaatgtttaaaaagcaGCCTTCGCACTCGGAAACTTTCGCGTTCGCAATCTATCACGCTTTGCGcccgcaagctttcacgctttgagCTCATATTTTAGGTTTTTCTTcccaacagcctatcacatccccgTCTCCTGAAACCTGAAAGATTTATTATATTTCTATGCTGGTACTCGCTAAAAGCCTGTTCAGCAACTTACCGTTGATTGAGGTGTGGTGCCTTTAACAGACCGATCCAttgctccgccccattgcgtattgaccaatcacaacgcaacaaagGTCCAACACTAatgtccgacatgcgtgcgagTATCTTAgctgtgcagaaaggcattggagagccccatgtgttcttgctgACACGTGTGTCGTGGACGGAGCCTACTGGACACTTGTGCAAGGTGCTCAATACATTATGTTGTGCAAGTAAATATTACATTTTTCTCAACCACATTTGACTCCTTTCACAATCAAAATCGTCTTTTTTTCAGAAAGCAACTATAGAATTGAAGACTTTGGAAGAGGATTACCGTAAGCAAAAGGAGAAACTTGATGCGTCCAAAGCGCGTAATAAAGTGTTGTCCAATGAGGTGAAGGCATTGAAGCAGCAGAATTCCACGTTGCTAGACAAGGGAAAACACGACAATGAGCTGATTGAAGCGCTACTGGTGAGTAATGGTCGCCAAGgttgaaaaaaatccacaaaacaGCAAGGCTTGTAGCTCAAATTATTTACGAGACCAGACATTTGTGATGCAGTCAAGCTGAATGAGTCGATTGTCAGAATCATCAGTGATCTTCGGagttagttttacttccagccgtctaaaaataatttactaaacaaaatttaaatcttttttcaCACAATTATTTAAGAGTATTTGACAAAAAAGttgtaaataatggtgaaaaatctaACGTTAGATTCGCCTTCAGAGAGTCCATAATAAATCTCTTTTCTTGGTAGAATGTGGTTCTAAAAGTCAGGCATGTGATTTCTTAGGATTTGTCCCGACTTcaggattatttttttttaaagtagctCCTGTGTTTATAACTATCGCTGCTGTACTGTTTCAATTTCCAGGGCCAGCAGGACCAGCTTAAGAAGCATCTAGACCTAAGCACCAAGCAACACCAAGATGCTAAGAAGCTCCAGGAGCATGCTGGTAAGCAGCTACAACTACGCAGCCAACAGGAAGCCAACACGGTAGACCAACTTAGACTCATCGTCAAGGAGAAAGAGGCTAAGGTTCAAAGGCTGGAGGATGAAGTACTGGAAATGAGAAGAATGGTCAGTTTAACGCCTCCCCCCTTCCCGATCTCTACCCCCTTCCCATGGCTCCCTTCTCCCTGACATCCTCTTGTGACAGCCTGGAAATTATTGAGAGCATTCTCTTTAGTTCATAATGTTTTCATTGAaaagtgttttgtgttttacttcCCAGTTTAATAGGCATCGTGAAACTCACTTATTTaagttttctccagaagatgatcggagcatactgattgaaacgtcgagttgaaaccaacggttcttttcagatccACCCAAAATTAttaagagattatcattacacggtgttaccgcaaaccttttctaTATcacttgtttaaaatgtttcctttgtggtttttatttgttttgttgtagcGCTTTGTAACAGCTGGAAAAGGCGCTTTGCTGAATGCTTGTTAATAATGTCCATAATAATGTGCACATTCAggatgttaataataataatacaacatttattattatttgcatttCACCAGAAACATGTTCAAAAACACACTTTACTAAGATACACTCGCAATAAGTCACCACAATAGAATAAAACAGaaaagagtaaaaacaaaatatcatacacaaatacatgtaaaacaaaacttaGCCTAAAGCTtgatcaaaaaaacaaaaagtcttAAGCTTAACCTTAAAGACAAAAAGACACTTTAAAAACCTCCAGACTCAGTTTTTGATATTTCATATTTACTCTTTCAGCAAGAACAGCAGCTTCAGAGGTTGCAGCATAACGGCTTTACCGACACACCCCTTGACAGACCCCAGAGCAGAACCCCAAGCAGATCCCTCACAATCACATCAATGGATAGACCACTTAGTGCAGAGAGACACAGTGGGTTGTCTCATGGGTCACCAACACCTCCGCAGTCAAGGTAACGTAAACATTCTTGATGTTCTTAtctaataagccatttgcgagatAGATTGATTAATTACTTAGAtaagggtttttttttgcctttgCTTTTTAGATTGTTTCTCTATGAAGCGCCCTGAGCGTCTTTTAGGCAGACTTTGTCGCTATATaagttttctttattattatttattattaagatCATgactggtacaatgacttgctatAGTCACAGTGGTAACtcgtgatcaagcacgtcattgtataTTAAAATCTAacatgcaaatggcttatttatTGATATATTTATAGAtcatgtctggtacaatgacttgctatAGTCACAGTGTAACGCTTACATTTGAATACCTCAAACAGTTGCTACACTGTATGTCAAATGGGTAggggcaagcctttgcataacaacctccagatgagcagaccctggtaccattgcgccagacacatccattcagaattgtgtatggctGTTCACCCTCTCTTACAAAcaatgcaaaagcttgccccgaatcatggGACATGGCAACTGGCGAttgtctgaggaattcaaattttagTGGTAACtcgtgatcaagcacgtcattgtataTTAAAATCTAacatgcaaatggcttatttatTGATGGTCTAGGACCTCAAATCTCATCCCCaataaatttatacaaattataaCCTTTTTCCTACTTTTGACCACTAATGTTTCAAATTTGCTTTTAGGCAAGGGATACGACCTCCAACCGGCCAGCGGGGATCATCTAGACTGAGTaatggagatacaccaagtagagGATCCTCAAGGGGTACACGGCCCACCAGTGCTGGGTAAGTTATCATTCAATATCAATTACTCGTCAAATCTTAGTTGTAACTTAAACGTACTGGAAACTTTTGGTAATCATCTAAGACCAGTGTTGGTCTTACTTGGTGCATCGCTTCTTTTTGCAATATTTGTATCTGCCTTTTgtgacttttaatttgtttgatgtttATGGTGCTTTTAAACTTGTGCGACGatgtaatttcttcttttgGGAGAGTAGTAAAAAAGTTTCTAATGTTACgtgttcttaaagacactggacacctttgggaaacgtgaaagaccagtcttctcacttggtgtgttcaacatatgcacaaaataacaaacatatgaaaatttgaattcaattggttgtcgaagttgcgagataataatggaagaaaaaacacccttgtcacacgaagttgtgtgctttctgatgcttgatttcgggacctcgaattataaatctgaggtctcgaaatcaaattcatggaaaattagttcttgctcgaaaactacgttatagttcagagggagccttttctcacaatgttttatactattaacaccTTTCttcgcttgttaccaagaaagtttttatgctaacaattattttgagtaactaccaattgtgtcctttgcctttaagttttGTGTTATCAATTACATCTTTGTACTGACTTGATTCATTTTGTGTCACCCCTTGAAGGAGCGTAACATCAGCATCAGGTGAGGGGTCCGAAGACTGGAGGAGACAGTTACAACAATACAGGTCACTGTGTCAGGTTGCTGAGGTAGAGCGAGATAAGCTTATGGAGCTTGTTCAGATCCTTCAGAACAGGTCAGAAACATTCTAGTTTGAagatttcaaattttctcaaaacctCCTAATTATTTCtattcatttttcatttaatttattgtgattgtgaagccaaggacactcagaaaagcaaacttaatcactatattagccaagaaccaaatggagagaagacactGAAGAAAGTTTAAACACTCTCCCCTCGACAATCCATCCCTccaataaatttgttttccatttaaagacactggacacttttggtaattgtcaaagaccagtttctcacttggtgtatctcaacgtatgcatgaaataaccaacctgtgaaaatttcagctcaattggtcgacaaaattgcaagataatattggaagttgtgtgctttcagatgcttgattttgagacctcaaaatcttattctgaggtctcaaaatcaaattcgtggaaagttacttcattctcgaaaactatggcacttcagagggagccgtttctcacaatgttttgtaccatcaacctctccccattactcgtaaccaagagaggttttatgataataattattttgagtaattaccaatagtgtccacagcctttacaTGCCTGAAGTCGACTGTTTGTGACACTCACTCTCTCTTCTTTCACAGGGCTGATGATGCCAACATCAAAACCACCGAAGCACAAAGCAACCTTCAAGAAGTCAAACAGAGGAACGTGTGGCTTGAGAAACAACTAGGCAAGGTCAAAGTTGAGAGTAGCAGCGGTAAAGGGGTGAAGAAGTCATTGACGGTGAAGTCAACAACGACGATGATGTCAGGAGGATACGTAACAGATGAGGAGTTGGTGAATAAGGAGCTGTCACTCAACCACCAGACTCTAGATGAGCTACAGACAAGGTAGGTTCatgtttattcatttgttttcatgaattattcatataTTCGGTTGATTGTGAGAGGGTCTATTAAGCGGTTGCTTTAATATGTAATGGTTTGGCTTTACTCTGACTTTGTACCTATGTTTGGAGGTGAGTTAACCATTCACATTGTTTGTGACTACGTATATAAATTTAGTATTCATCGATGTTTGCTAGGTGATCAAAATGATAAGTAATTCAGCACGCAGACATCTAACCATGTAGGCACTGTGAGCAATGGACTATATGAgtttatatttttgaaaatgtatCCATTTTTGCCAGGTGATTATTCTTTTGAATAATTATGTATGCAAATATCTAACCATTAGTACTGGGCGagtagtgaaattttgttattcggataccgctggccaactatccgaaattaaccggatattcgaatagttttttcgccgctagagggcgctattaaaaaaaaattttttttaaaatgggatcttatgggcggattgatattagatttagacagtgtcactcggttcattcataaaatgaccggatctaatttaaagatggcgatttgctttttcttctgatcgtgattgactctacgtgaaggaaaacttttataatctttgaacaaaatacgtcggaaatgtcattgttttaactcttcacggaggtgagcatagttaaatacttaatttatgctgttttatgccgtcttaatagaagtttcataaggattcagacaaaacattcatatcagttgtcgcccgacgtccgcggatattcggatattaaagaatatccggttacttggttgtaattacagaactatccggtttataaataggtattcgcgccctatgcggatatccggttaagaaaaaaaaggcattcgcggttacggataggaaaacctattcgccattaaccggatattcgaataattcgcctaGGCCTACTAATCATGTAGTCATTGTTAGCAAATGACTATGAGTCTATgtattgaatattcataagtGTTTGTTAGGTGGTCATACTTATGAATAATTCAGTATGTATACAAACAATGAAGACACTGTTTGTTAGCAATTATTAGACAATGAGTTGGTATATTGAATATTTATCCATGTTTGTTCGGTGGtcatatttataaataattcagTATGTAGACATCTACGTACATGGAGTCACTGTTTGTTAGCAATGACTATGAGTCTATAATGAATATTCATCCAGGTTTGTTAGGTGGTCATGAATAATTCAGTAAGTAGACAAACCAGGAAGTCACTGTTTGTTAGCAATTGACTTTGAGTCTATGTATTGAATATTCATCCATGTTTGTTAAAGGTggtcatgaataattcattatgCATACATTAATCGTATCAATATGAAGCGCTATAACCATGCCATGCgccaggcccgatacttcacggaggcaacaaaggcgattgcctccataccccctggtcattgccttggtgcccttgaaatgctccagtagagatttacaatttcctcaaagggtgccctttaccaaagagaaaatgtcttggtgcccttgccctttcaaaaaacgaagcacacgGGCCTGCCATGCAGATACTGTATGTTAGCTCTTGATCATGAGGCTGTAATTGTTATAATATTTATCCGTGTTTACTAAATTGTCgtatttataaataatgcaGTATGCAGACATTAACCATCTTAGTCATTATCTGTCATGTCTGTTAGTAATATGAGGCTACATATTgaatatttatgttttattcatactcatgaattattcattaagCAGAAATTAACCAATAGTAGAAGGGACTGTCCATGTGGTCACTGATTGTTGGCAAACCGACTTATATACGTGAAGCTATtgaatattcatttattattcatCATCATGTCATCTATTGTAAACCAGTTCAAGGCTTTTCAACATTGAACAGTTTTCATGCATATAGTTTGTTTCGTCCACAGTTTGTAAACTTGTCTTTATTTATAAACCTAAATAGTTCAAGCTTGGATCATGTTTTCTAAATTATTATGaagcattgttgttgttttttttttagcatatcTACATGAATTTCATGGGTCGAGATTGAAGGGTATggcaatattatttgtttgaccACGAGTTTGCCAAGATTAAAAGTTCTATAATAGCCTACGACAAGGAGTTGTTAAACAAGTTTTGCTTAGACAAAACAATTTCGGCAAGTTTCTAAGATAAGAGAATATTATATACAAGTGTTTTCTTTTCTGTGAGGTGAATGTTTTCATGCTCTGTATGGAGTTCCTTGAAGGATTAAAATCAACATAAATTCAcagcaaataaaaacaatgtacaatttttttattttttttaattaatataattatataaattaacaaacgaaaaagataaaaacaaaatatgcagcTGGCCGAGatcattcatttcattcataaataaacTACAAAGCTGTTTTTTTCTAGACAGGGAAAGCCACTGAAAACTACTGATTTTGGCTACATTTGGGCTGAAATAtctggttcatttgaggcattaaTTTGTTCTTCAGTGTAAGGATTATATTATGAACCCATTCCAaagcttttgtggttggagaGGA of the Asterias rubens chromosome 3, eAstRub1.3, whole genome shotgun sequence genome contains:
- the LOC117288189 gene encoding coiled-coil domain-containing protein 13-like codes for the protein MDATDDTLRQQFQALQEQQQKKLLRRKQRQEEKNKKELVAKEREENGKKTKDGSEPGGLRLNDDLELKLSEPVINDIKFDEELTAHLNGQIRELKDESGRLYKLLSERDYEIRKLKKQRDEDRLALGGGGFASDTAATKIVDLSKKNRELTAELEGEKTKVKQLLRKVRDKEKEVREALQQSQPGEIGGKSTHQKTPLSEEQSIDQAASMAAELKTLQDSLNKSQAKQTDFRNQVNLLKQELKVAHKVLSKELGENVNIQNLLNDSSNWRGRAQQIILLQNKVSELNQQIDQFKSRPGTEMSLEEQFMTMEFSEGRSSITSALPRSTKGVGKMDERQRQRLRQQEKDKREEKEKATIELKTLEEDYRKQKEKLDASKARNKVLSNEVKALKQQNSTLLDKGKHDNELIEALLGQQDQLKKHLDLSTKQHQDAKKLQEHAGKQLQLRSQQEANTVDQLRLIVKEKEAKVQRLEDEVLEMRRMQEQQLQRLQHNGFTDTPLDRPQSRTPSRSLTITSMDRPLSAERHSGLSHGSPTPPQSRQGIRPPTGQRGSSRLSNGDTPSRGSSRGTRPTSAGSVTSASGEGSEDWRRQLQQYRSLCQVAEVERDKLMELVQILQNRADDANIKTTEAQSNLQEVKQRNVWLEKQLGKVKVESSSGKGVKKSLTVKSTTTMMSGGYVTDEELVNKELSLNHQTLDELQTRLGIQMDENNALKSAVKSTLKAKEEDLKLYHEMMRQTKEVFLQGLRQFKQANAISS